The Burkholderia ambifaria AMMD genome contains the following window.
TTGACGATCACGAGACCGACCGCGACCACCAGATAGCCGCGCAGCACGGCCATCCAGACACGCGTCGCGACCGTCATCTTCTGCGGCTCGAGTGAGTCGAGCGGCGGCATGCGCCACGTGTCGCGCGCCGCACGATCGATGCCCGGCTCGACGACGCGCTTGTTGCGGCGGATCAGCACCGTCGCGAGATAACCGGCGATCGCAAGCACCGTGCCGCCGACCAGCACGTCGACGATCGCTTCGCCGCTGATGTCCGGATACATCACCGACGCGGTCAGGATGATCGACAGCAGCACGAGCACCCAGATCACCGCGCCCGTAAACACGTTGAGCCTCGTCGAGTTGACCCACGGGCCGAGCACCTGGCGATCGTTGCAGAGCACGAGCAGGAACACCGTCGCGCTCGGCAGCAGCACGCCCGCGAGCGTCTGCACCGCTTCGGTCAACAGGCCGAGCGGGCTCCCCGGAATCAGCACGAGCGCGGCAGCGGCCGCGACGATCCCGAAGTAGACGAGATAGAAGCCCTTCGCGTCCGACACGCCGCGATGCAGCGAATGGCGGATCTTGAACACGTCGCCGATCGCGTACGCGGTCGACAGCGACACCGCCGCCGCGCCGATGATGCACGCATCGAGCAGCGCGACCGCGAACAGCGTCGCGCCCGTGCGGCCCGCATACTTCTCGAGGCCCGCGATCACGCCGCCCGCGTCGGTGAAGTTGCCGGCTTCCGGATGACCGCCGAACAGCGCGGCGCTGAAGCCGATCATCGCGACCGCGCCGATCAGCACGAACGCGATGCCGATCCACAGGTCGACCTTCTCGTACTTCATGAAGCGCGGCGTGATGCGCTTGTCGATCACGTAGCTCTGCTGAAAGAACAACTGCCACGGCGCGACCGTCGTGCCGACGATGCCGATCACGAGCAGCATCACGTCGGACAGCTTCGCGTGCGCGGGCCAGGTCGGCACGAAGAAGTCGCGCGACATCTGCGACACCGGCGGGTGGATCGACACGAGCACCGGCACGAGCAGCAGGCTCAGCACGCACAGCACGATCGCGAACCGCTCGAAGCGCCGGAAGTCGCCGGTACTCACCGCGGCCATCGTCAGCGCGGCCGCCACGCACACGCCCGCAACCTTCGGGAGCCCGAAGAAAGCCAGCACGAACGTGATGCCGATGAACTCGGTGACGATCGTCAGCGCATTGAGAAGGAACAGGTCGATCACGCTGAACGCGCCCCAGAACCGGCCGAAGCGCTCGAAGATCAGGCGCGCATGGCCGACGCGCGTGACCGCGCCGAGGCGCAGCACCATTTCCTGGTTCACGTACAGCACGGGCACCAGCAGCAGCAGCGTCCACAGCAGCGTCGTGCCGTAGTTCTGGCCGGCCTGCGTGTAGGTGCCGAATGCGCCCGCGTCGTTGTCGCCAACCATCACGATCAGGCCGGGGCCGATGATCGCGAGCAGCGTGCGCAGCCGCGCCCACCACGTGCGCCGCGCGGCGGTGTCGTGATGCGCGATCGTGCCGAGGGCACCGCGGATGTCGCCCAGGTGGGCTTCATCGAGCACGGCGCTGCGCTCGACGGCGATCGGTGGAGAGACGTTGGATGGCGTGGACATGATGAATTCCGTACGGCTGGTTTTTTATCCGGCCAAGCGTGTGGCCTTGGCATACGCGCGCGGAACGGCCCGCGTGCGCATGCCGAGACGCGCTCGGTGCGTCAGTGGAACAACGACTTGAGGTGGTTCAACAACCGGGAGAACACCCGCGGACGGGCGTCGAAGGTCAGCATCGCGTCGTAGTGCGAACGGGATTGCATGACTTGCGGGAGATTCGACAGCAGAAGGCCGAAGTTCATGGTCTGGCTCCTGGCGGCGACGGCATGCGTGCCGGCCGCGTGGTGGGCGCGGGGCCAGTCCGGAGCCTGAACGACGTGTCAGGCTAGTCGGCCGGCATGTCCCTGCGACCCGGGTTCAAAAGGGTCTGTTGACGCAACGGGCATAAGGGACAACTGTCACTGTCGTTCATGGCGGCTCCTGTACGGTGTTCCGGAAAACACGGTTGACCGCCGTCCGGCGCGCTGACCGCCGTTCGGCTGCATGCGAAACGCATGCGCGAACGCGGCCGCGCACCAGGCGGCGGCGAATCCGGAT
Protein-coding sequences here:
- a CDS encoding NRAMP family divalent metal transporter, with product MSTPSNVSPPIAVERSAVLDEAHLGDIRGALGTIAHHDTAARRTWWARLRTLLAIIGPGLIVMVGDNDAGAFGTYTQAGQNYGTTLLWTLLLLVPVLYVNQEMVLRLGAVTRVGHARLIFERFGRFWGAFSVIDLFLLNALTIVTEFIGITFVLAFFGLPKVAGVCVAAALTMAAVSTGDFRRFERFAIVLCVLSLLLVPVLVSIHPPVSQMSRDFFVPTWPAHAKLSDVMLLVIGIVGTTVAPWQLFFQQSYVIDKRITPRFMKYEKVDLWIGIAFVLIGAVAMIGFSAALFGGHPEAGNFTDAGGVIAGLEKYAGRTGATLFAVALLDACIIGAAAVSLSTAYAIGDVFKIRHSLHRGVSDAKGFYLVYFGIVAAAAALVLIPGSPLGLLTEAVQTLAGVLLPSATVFLLVLCNDRQVLGPWVNSTRLNVFTGAVIWVLVLLSIILTASVMYPDISGEAIVDVLVGGTVLAIAGYLATVLIRRNKRVVEPGIDRAARDTWRMPPLDSLEPQKMTVATRVWMAVLRGYLVVAVGLVIVKVVQMTLMK